From Sporosarcina sp. Te-1, the proteins below share one genomic window:
- a CDS encoding VOC family protein — protein MKLVFLHHPVKDLKESLAFYRDTLGLEEAWREGEHTAAFSLPGSDVRLMIDEDEAEVELGPGGMFLVDSVDNFFQENQDKLEFVKGPSDIPPGRYAIYKDNSGNYIRIMDSSKE, from the coding sequence ATGAAGTTAGTGTTTTTGCATCATCCAGTAAAAGATCTAAAAGAGTCTCTTGCATTTTATCGAGATACGCTTGGTTTAGAGGAAGCGTGGAGGGAAGGAGAGCATACGGCCGCGTTCAGTTTGCCTGGATCTGATGTCAGATTAATGATTGATGAGGATGAGGCTGAAGTGGAGCTGGGTCCGGGCGGAATGTTCTTGGTCGATAGTGTGGATAACTTTTTTCAAGAGAATCAAGATAAATTGGAATTTGTAAAGGGACCTAGCGATATTCCGCCGGGGCGTTATGCTATATACAAGGATAACTCTGGGAATTATATAAGGATTATGGATTCGTCTAAAGAGTGA
- a CDS encoding TetR/AcrR family transcriptional regulator, with the protein MKEWIPIPGTNKDTLIKVALEEFCSHGYQGVNITELAKIAEMTTGAIYHHFGSKANLYEVIRTEMEQRVIDRMEGAASLFDEPEEALQAALLTGLDAAVKLNICKLLSEELPYDKEDRIEAFFSTLYIHDRDLPVEMILISSWRSILKGISTDQISSSQGKDLIKWIFNKK; encoded by the coding sequence ATGAAAGAGTGGATACCAATACCAGGCACAAATAAAGATACACTGATTAAAGTTGCATTAGAGGAATTCTGTTCACATGGATACCAAGGAGTAAATATTACGGAGTTAGCAAAAATAGCCGAAATGACGACGGGAGCGATTTATCATCATTTCGGTTCAAAAGCGAACTTGTATGAAGTGATTCGAACGGAGATGGAACAAAGAGTCATTGATCGAATGGAGGGAGCTGCTTCTTTATTCGACGAACCAGAAGAAGCCCTGCAAGCTGCACTGCTTACTGGTTTAGACGCAGCTGTCAAATTGAACATCTGCAAGTTACTTAGCGAAGAACTGCCGTATGATAAGGAAGATAGGATTGAAGCATTTTTCTCTACTCTTTACATACACGATCGCGACCTGCCAGTGGAAATGATATTGATCTCTTCATGGCGTTCTATTTTGAAAGGCATATCAACTGATCAGATATCTTCCAGCCAAGGC
- a CDS encoding sigma 54-interacting transcriptional regulator, translating into MKHNTSIHFEELAPFLFDGVIRTDNLGIIESVNKSVLDFFPKLHVSDLIGKKIQEIISSKDILLFFDHQQDMRNINMTIGMYHVMGNFHFYSEDHALIILKNITNVNQLTLELGIAQRQIRLFHSILDNIEEGVCFIDSNQKIVFYNRKMGELDVREPSSIRTEQYGTAFSGATHTNDPLLSALVTERDIIQNESFISRSGKKYDIQKKNRPLFLGNQKIGALSTVRDVSKLSELGQTIYQLRLENEQQHLANPLPSEEQTHSYIHATKGMQKILQDADRAIHSSANIIIYGEPGAGKKQLARYISKDKSPCFPISCNALPPQFIEKSLFGSATETGLLEQANGGTLLLHNINSLDVSVQNKLLQVIHDKKLYREKDGTEVPIHVQFICTLDIKPEIAFKERMLSEDFFYAVSGLTFRLPPLRERKQEIPLLIEHFIQMKRSAFTSNEISISEEAMDLFMKYDYPGNIRQLEYILEGVLAVLHDEIVITPDHLPDYISVSLHQETTSIHFVEEEVGLPSNLTDRVESFEKELILKTLQKTNYHITNASDLLGISRQSLNYKIRKYGIENTRRDL; encoded by the coding sequence ATGAAACACAACACGTCCATTCATTTTGAAGAATTGGCACCTTTCCTCTTCGATGGGGTGATACGAACAGATAATTTGGGGATTATCGAATCGGTCAACAAATCAGTGCTGGATTTTTTTCCGAAGCTGCATGTAAGCGATTTAATTGGAAAGAAAATACAAGAAATCATTTCTTCCAAAGATATTCTGCTATTTTTCGATCATCAACAGGACATGCGAAATATTAACATGACCATCGGTATGTATCATGTAATGGGAAACTTCCATTTTTACAGCGAAGATCATGCTCTGATCATTTTGAAGAACATTACAAATGTCAACCAGCTTACGCTTGAGTTGGGGATTGCCCAACGTCAGATTCGTTTATTTCATAGCATCTTGGACAATATCGAAGAAGGGGTCTGCTTTATTGATTCCAATCAAAAAATAGTTTTTTATAATAGGAAAATGGGCGAATTGGATGTAAGAGAGCCTTCCAGCATACGCACTGAACAATATGGCACCGCTTTCTCAGGAGCTACACACACGAATGATCCGTTGCTGAGCGCCTTAGTGACAGAGAGGGATATTATCCAAAATGAATCATTCATCTCGAGAAGCGGTAAAAAGTATGACATTCAGAAGAAGAATCGTCCCCTGTTTTTAGGAAATCAAAAAATAGGAGCCTTATCTACCGTCAGAGATGTATCAAAATTGTCGGAGTTGGGGCAAACGATTTACCAATTGCGCCTCGAAAACGAGCAACAGCATTTGGCAAACCCCTTGCCAAGTGAGGAACAGACTCATTCGTATATCCACGCAACCAAAGGAATGCAAAAGATTTTGCAGGATGCTGATCGGGCCATCCATTCATCAGCCAACATCATAATATACGGGGAACCCGGGGCAGGAAAAAAACAGCTTGCTCGTTATATTTCGAAAGACAAGAGCCCATGCTTTCCGATTTCCTGCAATGCCTTGCCTCCCCAGTTTATTGAAAAGTCTTTATTCGGATCTGCTACTGAAACAGGTTTATTGGAACAAGCGAACGGTGGAACACTTCTACTGCACAACATCAACTCTCTAGATGTGTCTGTACAGAACAAATTATTACAGGTAATCCATGACAAAAAACTGTACAGAGAAAAAGACGGGACCGAAGTGCCGATCCATGTCCAATTCATATGCACATTGGATATCAAGCCTGAAATCGCTTTCAAAGAGCGCATGCTGTCGGAAGACTTTTTTTATGCGGTCAGCGGCCTGACATTCCGTCTCCCTCCATTACGTGAACGAAAACAGGAGATCCCATTACTCATTGAACATTTCATTCAAATGAAACGATCCGCATTTACCAGCAATGAGATCTCCATATCAGAGGAAGCAATGGACTTGTTTATGAAATACGATTACCCCGGCAACATCAGACAACTGGAATATATCCTTGAAGGCGTACTGGCTGTCCTCCATGATGAAATCGTTATCACGCCGGACCATTTGCCTGATTATATTTCTGTCTCTCTCCATCAGGAGACAACTTCAATACATTTTGTTGAGGAAGAAGTCGGCTTGCCCTCCAATCTGACCGATCGTGTGGAATCATTCGAAAAGGAATTGATTCTGAAAACATTACAGAAAACAAATTATCATATCACGAACGCATCCGACCTACTGGGCATTTCAAGGCAAAGCCTGAATTATAAAATTCGTAAATATGGTATTGAAAATACACGCAGGGACCTGTAG